One window of Akkermansia biwaensis genomic DNA carries:
- the cysE gene encoding serine O-acetyltransferase, translating into MTSLKRTKLRQCTNCLCVINGVWEWVEECAREAADEEPAMRGILDDVCLSRNSLATSISARLARKLSRRDMPRELIEPLIREALADEESILSQIAHDLIAIVDRDPACRTPLEPLLFYKGFHAITTYRISHWLWKHGRTIMALQFQSLASEVFAVDIHPAAVIGCGILLDHATSFVVGETAIIRDNVSILHEVTLGGTGKEEGDRHPIVESGVLIGAGAKILGRVTIGQCAKIAACSVVLEDVPPHTTVAGVPAVIVNDSVPDNPALEMNQCLCN; encoded by the coding sequence ATGACCAGCTTGAAACGAACCAAACTCCGGCAATGCACCAACTGCCTATGCGTTATCAACGGCGTCTGGGAATGGGTGGAGGAATGCGCCCGTGAGGCGGCGGACGAGGAACCCGCCATGCGCGGTATTCTGGACGACGTCTGCCTCTCCCGCAACTCCCTGGCCACCTCCATCTCCGCACGGCTGGCCCGCAAGCTCTCCCGCCGGGACATGCCGCGGGAACTGATCGAGCCCCTCATCAGGGAAGCCCTGGCGGATGAAGAAAGCATTCTGAGCCAGATCGCCCACGACCTCATCGCCATCGTGGACCGTGATCCAGCCTGCCGCACCCCTCTGGAACCCCTGCTGTTCTACAAGGGGTTCCACGCCATCACCACCTACCGTATTTCCCACTGGCTGTGGAAACACGGTCGCACGATCATGGCCCTGCAATTCCAGAGCCTTGCCAGCGAAGTATTTGCCGTGGACATCCACCCCGCCGCCGTCATCGGGTGTGGCATCCTGCTGGACCACGCCACCAGCTTTGTGGTAGGGGAAACCGCCATCATCCGCGACAACGTCTCCATCCTGCATGAAGTCACGCTGGGAGGCACCGGGAAAGAGGAAGGGGACCGCCACCCCATCGTGGAATCCGGCGTTCTGATCGGCGCCGGGGCAAAAATTCTGGGCCGTGTCACCATCGGCCAATGCGCGAAAATCGCGGCCTGCTCCGTCGTGCTGGAAGACGTCCCTCCGCACACCACCGTGGCAGGCGTTCCGGCCGTCATCGTCAACGACTCCGTTCCGGACAATCCCGCGCTGGAAATGAACCAGTGCCTTTGTAACTGA